In the Apteryx mantelli isolate bAptMan1 chromosome 1, bAptMan1.hap1, whole genome shotgun sequence genome, one interval contains:
- the MXRA5 gene encoding matrix-remodeling-associated protein 5: MKSYKPASRLATAGWDELCGAGARRDTGSQLAAARPPAAPRAWERRAAHAETAAPGRRSREARSAARMRGRAEAAAAALSVVLILALGRPRGALACPRPCACYVPTEVHCTFRSLAAVPPRIARHVERINFGFNSIQSIYENSFAGLTKLELLMIHGNDIQNIPNGALKDLMSLQVFKISYNKLKVITNQTLQGLSSLMRLHMDHNRIEFIHPNAFNGLTSLRLVHLEGNLLQQLHPSTFSTFMVLDYFKLSTVRHLYLSENAIRTLPAGMFQGMPLLENLYLHGNPWSCDCSLKWFLEWNEVSAGVLKCKKDKAYEGGQLCPKCNSPKQLQKEDIQNLKDISCRKPVIQSSLRQNSSAEDEEDSDNYELPLEDFQSSPWNITLNMTDEHGNVVHLNCEIKKPTGSTKIQWSQIQTQEIDINATISLDFECPMNRENYEKLWKLIAYYSEVPVKLERELMLSKEPKVSYRYRQGSDYDALYYTGVKAQILSEPSWIMQPLINIQLNRRQSTGKKVVLSFFTEFSQTIHTKDSRQQRSWVMIEQNQSTRMAQSVVEGSECQLSCNVKASESPFIQWLFPDGTKLQAPFNQKDSRFSILSSGQLIVKGVSYTDAGLYYCIAQVRDDVDIMAYRLLVQPPAIQPADSDVVRVEKNVGDPIVLPCSAVAIPRAQLSWILPNSQVLNDLSNSSKGYMLDNGTLLIPKSHVSDSGHYRCVAVNLHGSDQFAVRVMVNKMVSDRSFKRIKLKKRPSSKSLAKTRGRVVEDGEGSGAGGVDESSRKKNHLKDQEISFKQRSDQVSETQVKKGRKGRRKIKVWKGTDRIQDSNVAEGRRVFESRRRINMANKQINPQHWADILAKVRGKNLPRTTATAISLTTALPSVMQKTTPVPHLVASPPPASETASDVVDSSADASPLGEDEPLSVTVSHNAKAFSAQSILTRPETEPSSDHRALETPASKYTVEIPISDPYSTPVSATVQPRSQQQLDVKTDYSVIVKENIHAVTEEPLTKQIVTNFPSIQSSLFTEESGAATVSYTSEENSAFAELPLDATVLAESQSLDCHSILEANVKLDEVDPMGGASIIFTPSELDKIISTDFTATTIISSSVSPFVTEKSNGLIHQHTEVSTGQAKTADLSTNYQAVTSISVQSKEEPETQGDTVTQESMSRSYTGSSQGAEHRNLPAPKPDPTFTLTSTNAPHIKAEGITTAASISKLTTVATTTTPYRTTTPSNLLVTQHARKKPYGRRRPRPNRIRQRPKAFPPLVLTTEGIPIIPRTSKVEAITKSISATLDDDRKTDVKMHTKEKEHLEVASSLVTDPVVLEKVTKIRKVVTTTFFRPTASPPETKHVTLPTAPETLALPVTALATTLSSYVGHKTVPTTKSNASLKPEQNNIPTYHSLDNVFEGKGTKADYEVTDSKAEQSRTTASPEHVDTMISSTKPGYPESQEESILIDSEVVTNDITTGAFKLIYTTMTGLSIPVGTVEVLEDPSVSEELQKPTVPLKTPAITEPPQQQEIMTLSSSFSRTETQTFPLTETKKFVAVSSQTGTKSSSLDKTEAVSRVFHHDPIVQTTEKPPTTPTAFHPFRKLSPSISSTSHPSLYYDTKDSNAFNQVRFPETKQVETGDDRKTVSSRENAYPTPSSSQNRISIQSKEEPFKERYSSRSNNSLLLNPNLPHLPAGMIPSLNQRLPVVPPRHVPVRGTVKPPYIITQGSFRYFITHQPLHYTNKPEITAYAAHTIQDKKTTASQIETTTTTPATPFYRTNPLTASKFGNQGQNRYIINSRFFGNNYLPDNKGMVGRLPSQGIPYHPSSRMVFPLNRTKVFPPLGVHPKPVVPSQLIREDAIDQVSPTGITVQKATAIAITPLPRTTTTTSPLPAILKITFPAFLSQHTRPYISTTVQPFKSIHNHHQKAPPVPHNSTIIQSPTNFKTPGERPKIITKGSHSISILAETDAFIPCDAVGEPKPFLTWTKVSTGALMTANTRLQRFEVLKNGTFVIRNAQLQDRGQYMCTAQNLHGIDKMIIVLIVVAHQPKILLTRYRDVTVYFGETVAMECQASGIPSPHISWIFPDRRILQRVTTTESRVMLHENRTLSIKQATFSDRGVYKCVASNAAGADSIAVRLHIAALPPIIQQDKQENISLPLGSSVNIHCTAKAAPFPSIRWVLFDGTQIRPSQFVNGNLFVFPNGTLYIRNVSPKDSGTYECIAANMVGAARRTVQLHVRKQASNAKITGSSPQRTDVTYGSILRLDCSASGDPWPWILWRLPSKRMIDSLHSSLENRIKVFSNGTLVVHSVTDKDAGDYLCVARNKIGDDYVVLKVNVMMKPAKIEHKNENNHKVKYGGDLKVDCVATGLPNPEISWGLPDGSMINTFMQSDDSGSRTKRYVVFNNGTLYFNDVGLREEGDYTCYAENQIGKDEMKVRVKVVAEPATIRNKTYVIINVPYGDVITVACEAKGEPTPKVTWLSPTNRPIPALSDKYQIYRDGTLLIQKAQRSDSGNYTCVVRNSAGEDRKIVWIHVNVQPPRINGHLNTVTSVRETAIRDSRKLIDCKAEGIPAPRVLWAFPEGVILPAPYYGNRITVHRNGTLDIRGVRQTDAVQLICIGRNEGGEARLIVQLLVTDHLKKPSFRDPVNERITAIAGHSINLNCSVQGNPEPSTSWILPNGTEIPSGSHLHRFYHKRDGILHISGLSAGDAGTYRCTARNPGGYVERVVFLKVGLKPEISNQYNNLVSIINGETLQLHCITQLNLRAQISWTLPNGMVLDAPQAVGRFSLLENGSLTVREASVFDRGSYLCKVSTEYGTSVMNVPVIVIAYPPRITSEPAPVIYARPGSSVKLNCMAIGIPKAEITWELPDKSHLTTGAQSRLYGNKFLHPQGSLVIQQSTQRDAGFYKCTAKNILGSDSKTTYIHIF, from the exons ATGAAGAGCTATAAGCCGGCGTCGAGGCTGGCCACTGCGGGCTGGGATGAACTTTGCGGAGCCGGTGCCCGACGGGACACCGGGAGCCAGctagccgccgcccgcccgcccgcagccccccgggcaTGGGAGCGGCGGGCAGCGCATGCTGAgaccgccgcgcccggccgcag GAGCCGCGAGGCGAGGAGCGCCGCGAGGATGcgggggcgggcggaggcggcggcggcggcgctgtccGTGGTGCTGATCCTGGCgctggggcggccgcggggcgccctgGCCTGCCCCCGGCCCTGCGCCTGCTACGTCCCCACCGAGGTCCACTGCACCTTTCGGTCCCTAGCAGCCGTGCCGCCCAGGATCGCCAGACACGTGGAGAGGATCAACTTCGG gtttaaCAGTATACAGTCTATATATGAAAACTCCTTTGCAGGACTCACAAAACTGGAATTGCTCATGATTCATGGAAATGACATTCAGAATATTCCTAACGGTGCTTTGAAAGATCTCATGTCTCTACAG gttttcaaAATTAGTTACAATAAGTTGAAAGTTATAACAAACCAAACCCTTCAAGGACTTTCAAGCTTAATGAGACTCCACATGGACCACAACAGAATTGAGTTTATTCATCCAAATGCTTTTAATGGATTAACTTCTCTGAGATTGGTCCATTTGGAAGGAAATTTGCTCCAGCAGCTTCATCCCAGCACATTTTCAACATTTATGGTCCTTGATTATTTCAAACTGTCAACAGTAAGACATCTCTACCTATCTGAAAATGCTATTAGGACCTTGCCCGCAGGGATGTTTCAAGGCATGCCATTGCTGGAGAATCTTTACCTTCATGGGAATCCATGGTCCTGTGACTGCAGCTTAAAGTGGTTCCTTGAATGGAATGAAGTTTCTGCAG gtgttttaaaatgcaaaaaggacAAAGCATATGAAGGGGGACAGCTCTGTCCTAAGTGCAACAGCCCAAAACAGCTCCAGAAAGAAGATATTCAAAATTTGAAAGATATTTCCTGTAGGAAACCTGTCATTCAGTCCTCACTGAGACAGAATAGCAGCGCTGAAGATGAAGAAGACAGTGACAATTATGAGCTCCCTCTGGAAGATTTTCAGTCCTCGCCATGGAATATTACTCTCAATATGACCGATGAGCATGGCAATGTGGTCCACCTGAACTGTGAAATCAAGAAACCAACAGGCTCTACCAAAATTCAGTGGAGTCAAATCCAGACTCAAGAAATTGATATAAATGCTACAATTTCACTGGATTTTGAATGTCCAATGAATCGAGAAAACTATGAAAAATTATGGAAGCTCATAGCTTATTATAGTGAAGTGCCTGTCAAACTGGAGAGGGAACTTATGCTGAGCAAAGAGCCTAAAGTAAGCTATCGGTACAGGCAAGGCTCAGATTATGATGCTCTTTACTACACAGGTGTTAAAGCCCAAATACTGTCTGAACCTTCCTGGATAATGCAACCTCTGATAAACATCCAATTAAACAGACGCCAAAGTACAGGGAAAAAAGTGGTGCTATCTTTTTTTACTGAGTTTTCTCAGACAATTCATACCAAAGACAGCAGGCAGCAGAGAAGCTGGGTAATGATAGAGCAAAATCAGAGCACGAGGATGGCACAGAGTGTGGTGGAAGGTTCAGAGTGTCAGCTGAGCTGCAATGTGAAAGCATCTGAAAGCCCCTTCATTCAGTGGCTCTTTCCAGATGGGACTAAATTGCAGGCACCATTTAATCAGAAAGACAGTAGGTTTTCCATTCTCAGTAGTGGCCAGCTAATAGTCAAAGGAGTGAGTTACACTGATGCTGGTCTGTACTACTGCATTGCCCAAGTGAGAGATGATGTGGACATAATGGCTTACAGACTTTTAGTGCAGCCACCAGCTATTCAGCCAGCTGATTCAGATGTAGTGAGAGTTGAAAAAAATGTTGGAGATCCAATAGTTTTGCCTTGCAGTGCAGTTGCCATCCCTAGGGCACAGTTGAGCTGGATTCTTCCAAACAGCCAGGTACTCAATGATTTATCAAACTCATCAAAAGGATATATGTTGGACAATGGTACTTTGCTTATTCCAAAAAGCCATGTCAGTGATAGTGGCCATTACAGATGTGTGGCTGTCAATCTGCATGGATCAGATCAGTTTGCTGTAAGGGTTATGGTAAATAAAATGGTGTCTGACAGGTCATTTAAAAGGATAAAACTAAAAAAGCGCCCAAGTTCAAAAAGTTTAGCAAAAACAAGAGGGAGGGTAGTAGAGGATGGAGAGGGATCAGGGGCAGGAGGGGTGGATGAGTCCTCACGAAAAAAGAACCATCTGAAAGACCAGGAAATATCCTTTAAACAAAGAAGTGACCAGGTGTCAGAGACTCAAGTTAAAAAGGGGAGGAAGGGCAGAAGGAAAATTAAAGTCTGGAAAGGTACTGATAGAATCCAGGACAGCAATGTTGCAGAAGGCCGAAGAGTATTTGAATCTCGAAGAAGAATTAATATGGCAAACAAACAGATTAATCCACAACATTGGGCTGACATTTTGGCAAAGGTCCGTGGGAAAAATCTTCCTAGAACAACAGCAACAGCCATTTCTTTAACAACTGCACTGCCGTCAGTCATGCAGAAAACAACTCCAGTCCCTCATCTGGTAGCAAGCCCTCCTCCTGCTTCAGAGACAGCTTCTGATGTGGTAGATTCTTCTGCTGATGCATCACCTCTGGGTGAAGATGAGCCACTCTCAGTCACTGTTTCCCACAACGCTAAAGCATTTTCAGCCCAATCCATATTAACAAGGCCAGAAACAGAACCCTCCTCTGACCACAGGGCTTTAGAAACACCTGCAAGTAAATACACTGTAGAAATCCCTATATCAGATCCATATTCTACTCCAGTCTCTGCAACTGTGCAACCCCGAAGTCAGCAGCAACTTGATGTCAAGACTGATTATTCAGTTATAGTCAAAGAAAATATCCATGCTGTTACTGAAGAACCTCTAACCAAACAAATAGTAACTAACTTCCCTAGTATTCAGAGCAGTTTGTTCACAGAGGAAAGTGGAGCTGCAACCGTATCTTACACATCAGAGGAAAATTCTGCTTTTGCTGAGCTACCACTTGATGCTACTGTCCTAGCTGAATCTCAGAGTCTAGATTGTCATAGCATCTTGGAGGCAAATGTGAAGTTAGATGAAGTGGACCCCATGGGTGGTGCCAGCATAATTTTCACACCTTCCGAGTTGGACAAGATCATCTCaacagattttacagccactactatcatttcttcatctgtttctCCATTTGTTACAGAAAAGAGCAATGGCTTGATACACCAGCACACAGAAGTATCCACAGGTCAGGCTAAAACTGCAGACTTAAGTACAAATTATCAAGCTGTCACATCCATCAGCGTCCAGAGCAAGGAAGAACCAGAGACCCAGGGGGATACAGTGACTCAGGAAAGCATGTCCAGGAGCTACACAGGGAGTTCTCAAGGAGCAGAACATAGAAACTTACCTGCTCCAAAACCAGATCCCACGTTCACTTTGACAAGTACTAATGCTCCTCATATAAAAGCAGAGGGGATAACAACTGCTGCTTCCATCAGCAAATTGACCACTGTGGCCACAACAACAACTCCCTACAGAACAACTACACCCTCTAACTTGCTTGTTACTCAACATGCTAGAAAAAAGCCTTATGGGAGAAGGAGACCGAGGCCAAACAGAATCCGACAAAGACCAAAGGCTTTTCCCCCTTTGGTTTTAACCACAGAGGGAATACCTATCATTCCAAGAACATCTAAAGTTGAAGCTATTACCAAAAGCATCTCTGCAACTCTTGATGATGATCGTAAAACTGATGTCAAAATGCATACTAAAGAAAAGGAGCACTTGGAAGTTGCTTCTTCATTAGTTACTGATCCAGTTGTCTTAGAGAAGGTGACCAAAATCAGAAAGGTGGTCACAACTACTTTTTTTAGGCCTACTGCTTCTCCACCTGAAACAAAGCATGTGACACTTCCTACTGCTCCAGAAACCTTGGCACTTCCAGTCACTGCACTTGCCACAACCTTATCATCATACGTTGGACATAAAACAGTTCCTACAACGAAGTCAAATGCATCCCTGAAACCAGAGCAAAATAACATACCAACATACCACTCATTAGACAATGTGTTCGAAGGAAAAGGCACTAAAGCAGATTATGAAGTTACAGATAGTAAGGCAGAGCAATCAAGGACAACAGCTTCTCCTGAGCATGTGGACACCATGATCTCCTCTACAAAACCTGGTTACCCAGAATCTCAAGAAGAATCTATCCTTATTGACTCAGAAGTTGTGACTAATGACATCACCACTGGAGCTTTCAAGCTGATATATACCACAATGACAGGCTTAAGTATTCCTGTTGGCACAGTGGAAGTTCTTGAGGACCCTTCAGtttcagaggagctgcagaagccTACAGTACCTTTAAAAACACCAGCAATAACTGAGCCACCTCAGCAACAAGAAATTATGACTTTGTCTTCCTCCTTCAGCAGAACAGAAACACAAACTTTTCCACTTACAGAAACCAAGAAGTTTGTTGCTGTTTCTTCTCAGACTGGGACAAAATCATCTTCCCTGGATAAAACAGAAGCTGTGTCACGTGTGTTTCATCATGATCCCATCGTGCAGACAACTGAAAAACCTCCGACTACACCCACTGCCTTTCACCCATTTAGAAAACTTTCCCCATCCATTTCAAGCACTTCACATCCTTCTCTTTATTATGACACCAAGGATAGTAATGCCTTCAATCAAGTAAGGTTCCCAGAGACAAAACAAGTTGAAACAGGTGATGACAGAAAGACAGTGAGCTCAAGAGAGAATGCATACCCTACTCCGTCCTCTAGCCAAAACAGGATTAGCATACAGTCTAAAGAGGAGCCATTCAAAGAGAGGTATAGTAGCAGGTCAAACAACAGTTTATTGCTAAATCCAAACCTTCCCCATCTACCAGCTGGAATGATACCAAGCCTAAACCAAAGACTGCCTGTTGTGCCTCCAAGGCATGTTCCAGTAAGAGGCACAGTGAAACCTCCCTATATTATAACACAAGGCTCATTTCGTTATTTTATAACACACCAGCCTCTTCACTACACAAACAAACCAGAGATAACAGCATACGCAGCACATACTATCCAGGACAAAAAAACCACTGCCTCTCAAATAGAAACAACAACCACAACACCAGCCACTCCATTTTACAGAACAAATCCACTCACTGCAAGCAAGTTTGGTAATCAAGGTCAGAACAGATACATTATTAATTCAAGATTTTTTGGCAATAACTACCTCCCAGATAACAAAGGTATGGTGGGGAGACTACCAAGTCAAGGGATCCCCTATCATCCCAGTTCCAGAATGGTGTTCCCTCTCAATAGAACAAAGGTGTTCCCACCCTTAGGAGTGCATCCTAAACCAGTGGTCCCCAGTCAACTAATCCGAGAAGACGCAATTGACCAGGTCTCACCTACTGGGATTACAGTGCAGAAAGCTACAGCTATTGCAATAACTCCTTTGCCACGCACCACAACCACCACATCACCACTGCCAGCAATTTTGAAGATTACctttccagcctttctctctcagcacacaagGCCATATATATCCACTACAGTTCAACCTTTTAAAAGTATCCATAATCACCATCAAAAAGCTCCACCTGTGCCACACAATTCCACCATAATTCAGTCTCCCACCAATTTCAAAACTCCTGGAGAGAGACCTAAAATTATCACAAAAGGATCTCACAGCATATCCATCCTTGCTGAAACAGATGCTTTTATCCCTTGTGATGCAGTAGGGGAACCCAAGCCTTTTCTTACTTGGACAAAAGTCTCTACAG GTGCTCTAATGACAGCCAACACAAGATTACAAAGGTTTGAAGTCTTGAAAAATGGCACCTTCGTTATCCGAAATGCTCAGCTTCAGGATCGTGGGCAGTATATGTGCACTGCTCAGAACCTGCATGGCATAGATAAAATGATTATTGTCCTGATAGTTGTAGCGCACCAGCCCAAAATTCTACTTACCCGCTATCGAGATGTCACGGTATATTTTGGAGAGACTGTAGCAATGGAGTGTCAGGCTAGTGGGATTCCAAGCCCACATATTTCGTGGATTTTCCCAGACAGAAGGATTTTGCAGAGAGTCACCACCACAGAAAGCAGGGTAATGCTCCATGAAAATCGAACCCTGTCTATCAAGCAAGCAACTTTTTCAGACCGAGGAGTGTACAAATGTGTAGCTAgcaatgcagcaggagctgacagcATTGCAGTGAGGCTCCACATTGCAGCCTTACCCCCTATCATCCAGCAGGATAAACAGGAGAACATTTCCTTGCCCCTTGGTAGCAGTGTTAACATCCACTGCACTGCAAAAGCAGCACCTTTTCCCAGCATCCGTTGGGTGCTCTTTGACGGCACGCAAATTCGACCGTCCCAGTTTGTCAATGGGAATTTATTTGTTTTCCCCAATGGAACTCTTTACATTCGCAACGTCTCTCCCAAGGACAGTGGGACCTATGAGTGCATTGCAGCTAACATGGTGGGAGCTGCCAGGAGAACAGTACAGCTCCATGTGAGGAAACAAGCATCTAACGCCAAGATAACTGGGAGTTCTCCTCAGAGGACCGATGTAACATATGGCAGCATTCTGCGTCTGGACTGCAGTGCTTCTGGTGACCCCTGGCCTTGGATATTATGGAGGTTGCCTTCCAAAAGGATGATTGATTCCCTGCACAG TAGCTTGGAGAATAGAATCAAAGTGTTCAGCAATGGGACTTTGGTTGTCCATTCAGTCACAGATAAAGATGCAGGAGACTATTTGTGCGTGGCCCGCAATAAAATTGGGGATGACTACGTGGTCCTCAAAGTGAACGTGATGATGAAACCAGCCAAAATAGAACATAAAAATGAGAATAACCACAAGGTCAAATATGGAGGGGACCTGAAAGTTGACTGTGTGGCCACAGGTCTGCCAAATCCTGAGATCTCCTGGGGTCTCCCAGACGGCAGCATGATTAATACTTTCATGCAGTCAGATGACAGTGGTAGCCGAACGAAGCGCTACGTGGTCTTCAACAATGGAACCCTGTATTTCAATGATGTTGGACTGAGAGAGGAAGGGGACTACACCTGCTATGCTGAGAACCAGATTGGGAAGGATGAGATGAAAGTGCGGGTCAAAGTAGTGGCTGAGCCTGCAACTATCAGGAACAAAACATATGTCATTATTAATGTGCCCTATGGTGATGTTATCACTGTAGCATGTGAAGCCAAAGGAGAGCCCACTCCCAAAGTGACTTGGCTCTCCCCAACAAACAGGCCCATTCCTGCCCTATCTGACAAATACCAGATATATAGGGATGGCACCCTCCTCATCCAAAAAGCCCAAAGATCTGACAGTGGTAACTACACCTGTGTAGTGCGGAACAGTGCTGGAGAAGATCGGAAAATAGTCTGGATCCATGTTAATGTTCAGCCTCCCCGAATCAATGGGCATCTCAATACAGTAACTTCTGTGAGGGAGACTGCCATAAGGGACAGCCGGAAACTTATTGATTGTAAAGCTGAAGGCATCCCAGCTCCACGGGTCTTGTGGGCTTTTCCAGAAGGGGTAATCCTGCCTGCTCCCTACTATGGGAACAGGATCACTGTGCATCGCAATGGTACTTTGGACATCAGAGGAGTGAGGCAGACGGATGCAGTGCAGCTCATATGCATCGGGCGGAATGAAGGGGGGGAAGCAAGACTGATTGTGCAGCTCCTCGTCACAGACCATTTGAAGAAACCTTCCTTCAGAGACCCTGTCAATGAAAGGATCACTGCTATTGCTGGGCACAGCATCAATCTGAACTGCTCTGTCCAGGGGAACCCTGAGCCCAGCACAAGCTGGATCCTTCCCAATGGCACTGAAATCCCCAGTGGCAGCcatttgcacagattttaccaCAAGAGGGATGGGATTTTGCACATCAGTGGTCTCTCCGCAGGGGATGCTGGGACTTACCGTTGCACAGCCAGAAATCCAGGAGGTTATGTAGAAAGGGTTGTCTTCCTGAAAGTGGGACTCAAGCCGGAAATTAGCAACCAGTACAACAACCTGGTGAGCATTATTAATGGAGAAACTCTGCAGCTCCATTGCATCACCCAGCTAAATCTGCGGGCGCAGATCTCCTGGACACTGCCCAACGGGATGGTTCTGGATGCACCCCAGGCTGTGGGTCGCTTCTCCCTCCTGGAGAATGGCTCACTGACAGTGCGCGAGGCTTCTGTATTTGACAGGGGCTCTTACCTCTGCAAGGTGTCCACAGAGTATGGTACTTCTGTTATGAATGTGCCTGTTATAGTGATAGCCTATCCACCCCGGATCACCAGTGAGCCAGCACCCGTCATCTATGCCAGGCCTGGAAGTTCAGTGAAACTGAACTGCATGGCCATTGGGATTCCTAAAGCAGAAATAACGTGGGAGCTTCCAGACAAATCACATCTGACAACAGGAGCTCAGTCTCGTCTGTATGGAAACAAATTCCTCCACCCCCAGGGGTCATTAGTCATCCAGCAGTCTACTCAAAGGGATGCGGGCTTCTATAAATGCACTGCTAAAAATATACTAGGCAGTGATTCGAAAACAACCTACATACACATATTCTAA